The following is a genomic window from Pirellulales bacterium.
GGCTCACAGGGGATTGCCGCCCTTCGACGGCTGCGTTCGCGGCCACGGCGTCGTATCTCGATCGGTTTTCCATCGCGATTTTTTCGAGCAAACCGCCGTTGGCGCATGCCATTGCGGCCGGGTGTGTTCGTTGGCGCGGCGCGGCTTCGGGCGGATTTTCCAGCGTTCGTCAAACACCATGAGGTCGCTCGATGAATTGTCATGATCTGGCCGAGGCGATCGAGCGATATCAACCCACGGCGCCGGCTCGCGATGTGGCGCGGCTTTGCCTGCTGTTGACGAATTCGATCGACAATCTCGACACCTTGCAAGACGACAGCCGACTGTCCAACGCCTGGCAAGAGATGGGCCTCCGGCTGCAAGCTGCGACCGATCAACACGCCGCGATGACCGAGGAACTCGAGCAACTGGCCCAAACCGACATCAAAACATTCACGGCCGAGCAGATCTGGGTGCTGATCCGGGCCATCAAAGTGCAGAGCCAGATCTTGCAACTCTATTTGGGGCGATCGCCGCTCGAGGTCTAACCGGGGGGCGGCGGCGCGGAAAGGGGCAATGGGGGGCGAAGCCCAGGGAAGGCCTGGAGGGGGCGCGGAAAGTGGCAACGGGGGGGCGAAGCCCAGGGAAGGCCTGGAGGGCGGGTTGCAGTGGACGACGCGGGGTGGGCCTTCCCTGGGCTTGGGTTGCGTTCTTTCTGATCTCTCTGACCCCTGATTCACGCGGCCATGCGGATGGGGCCGTGGGGCGAACGCAGTTTGAACAGGCCGAAGATTTCTTGCTGCGTGAGACCGAGATGCGCTTGCGGCATCGCGTCGGAAAAAATCGTGTCGAACAGGGCGCGCTTCTCTTCCAGGATCTCGTGGATTCGCTGCTCGATCGTGTCGAGCATGAGGAATCGCGACACGGTAACGGGCCCGGCCGCCCCGATGCGGTGGGCACGGTTGATCGCCTGGTCTTCGACGGCCGGGTTCCACCAGCGATCGAAGAGAAACACATATTCGGCGAACTGCAAGTTCAGCCCGACGCCGCCGGCGCCGTAGCTCATCAACAGCACTCGCCGTCGCGGGTCGTCGCGGAATTGGTTGATGATGGCATCGCGCTTTTTGGACGGGATCTGGCCGTGGTATTCGAGCGTTCCGAATCGCCGCAACTGCCGGCTGAGCGCCGAAAGCGTTCCCACCCACTGGCTGAATACAATCGCTTTCTTGCCGCTGGTGGCGATTTCTTCCAAGTCGGCATCGAGGCGTTCTAGTTTGGCGCTTTCGGAGGTGGCCGGGTCGAAATTGCAGATTTGCTTGAGCCGCACGATCAGTTCGAACACATGCTGGATCGTCGCCGAGCGCCCCATTTCCGCGAGCCGCAGCACGCCCTCGTCTTCCGCTAACTGGTAGGAGTAGCGTTGCTCGGGGGTCAGTTCCAAATCGGCGTCGCGAAAAAGCTTCGGCGGCAGATCGGCAAGCACTTTGTCTTTCGTGCGCCGCAAAACGAAATCGCTTGCCGCCCGGCCCATGCTTCGCGGTTTCATATCGGAAGAAAGATGTCCCGGGGCGACGAATTCGAAAATCCCGACTAAATCTTCAGGGCTGTTTTCGACCGGCGTGCCGGTCAGGGCCCAACTTCGGGTGCGTGAAATCGACCGCACCACCTGGCTTGTGGCCCCATTTCGATTTTTGATCCGCTGCGATTCGTCGAGCACTACCAAGTCGAAACGCATTGCCGGATCGGCAATCATCCGCCGATCGCGGTTCAAAAGTTCGTAGTTGGCAATCTTCACCGGCACATCGGGCAACTGCCATTGCCATTGTCGCTTGGCCTGGTCGCCTTCGATGGCCGTCAGCGGCACTTCCGGCGCCCACAGCGCAAATTCGCGCTGCCAGTTGGTCACCAGCGGCTTGGGGCACACGAGCAGCACGCGCTCGATCTGCCGCGAATGCAGCAGCAGGCGGATTGCAGTGATGGCCTGCATCGTCTTGCCGAGCCCCATTTCGTCGGCCAAGACGGCCGCGATTCGCGGGTAGAGGAATGCCACACCCTCGAATTGATAGGGGAACGGCACAAACGGAAACTCGAGCGAACTGCCCGCGAGCTGCGTTTCCAGCGGTGGCTGCAACACATAAAACAGCCGATCCTCTAGCTTGACCACGTCGCGCGGGGGCTTGATGCGGGTGACGGTTTTTTTCGCATCGGTTGCGGGCGATGGCGCCGTTTGCGCGATTGCCGTCGCCGCTTTAATTTCGTCCGATTCCGATTTGGCGATCAGCCCATCGACGGCAATGTTTCCTGGTGTGGCCTCGGATTCCTTCTCGACTGCTCTATCGAACCGAAAACTGGCGACTTTCGCAAACGTGCGCGCAATTGGAACCGACATAAGTTCCACTTGCCCCGCCGCGACGCACATCCCGATCGACTCGGGCGATAAGCCCGAAATCAGCTCGGTAAGAGATCGCGAGGCAATTGCCAGCGTTGTTGCCGGAAGCGCAACAGAAACTACTTCGACATTTCCCGAGGACTGCCAACTCCGTTCGATGGCTGCTCCGGCGGCTTGGTCGCGATCCGGCATTTCCAGTTCCCTCCGTGTGCCAGTAGCAATCGTGTGCCACTGGCCAGCGCAGTCGGCCAGTGGCGGGGCTAGTTGATGTTGATTCGCACGTTTGATCCGGCCGGCTGCACGAATTTGGGTGCCGGGCTTAACTCGCACACACACTGGCAGACGGTGCTTGCCAGTGGCACACACACTGGCAGACGATGCTTGCCAGTGGCACACACGCCGGCGACCGTGCTTGCCAGTGGCACACTCCTCGCTCACGCTTTTCTACCGGCCGACGCGTTGGGCTTCTTCGATGGCTTCCCGGATGCGGTCGAATGGCTCCGCAAGGTCGAACGATTCGCTAAGCTCGGCCAGCCGCTCCTGGATCATCGCTCGATCGGAATCGCGATCCGGCGAAACCGACAAGCGGTTTCGGCCAAACATAAACAGTGGGAACGGCGCGCCACCGGCAGCCATCGACGGCTCGTGCGCCGCGTCGATGCGATAATCCGCGGCGTTCGTGTCCGCCGATCGTGGTGAGCTTAAATCGGAATTGTGCCGATCGTCCGGCTGATTCTGTTCGGCCGGCGAATTATTCGGGAGCAACACAAGCGCCAACGGAACGTCGACCATCGTGCGCACCGCTAAGGCTGGCGGCCGATCGGTAAAAATCACCAGCGGCGCCAGCGAGGATTTGCTCACCAGCGCATGCCCGATCTGTTCGCCGTAGAGATACGGTTCCAGCGTCGGCCCGTAAAGAATTTGCTGAGCACGGTTCGGTTTTAGGGGCGCGGTGCAATGAAATTCAAGCGGGCGTCCGGTAGTGTTCAGAACGAGGTAGCCTCCCATTAATCCATGTTGGCTGTGATCCAGCACGGTCAAAAATCCGACGGCAGTAGGCGATTTCCGCTGGCCGGTTGCCATCCACGGGTTCCTCTGGGGTGCGATTTCAAGAATTGCTGTGGAACGGACACTCGTGCGAAGAATGCGATTGCGCGGATTCTGAGGGTGTGGATCGCTCGGGCCGCTCGCCGGTCTAATCGCCGTCCGACCGCTTTGAAGGGGTGGGGCGTGTCGGCTGGCATGGCTGTGCGCTGCGACTCACAAAACAGCCATCGGGCGCGGCGGCAAAGCGACTTTAGAGGCAGGCCGACGCCGTGGCAAAGACGATCGCGGCGGGGCGGTTTGGAAAAGCCCGACCGACAATTCGGCCTTGCTATCGTCGTTAAGGTTTGACATTCCCGATGCCCGAAGAACCGCTTGCGAAGTAATAGCATTCCCTGCAGGCTTCGATTACACTAGGGAATCGGCGGTCGTTTCTACGAATGGATGCATCCAGACAGAAAGCGAGATCGGCGAAAATGGCGCACGACTCTCATGCCTCGCCTTTGTTCACGCAAGTTGACATCAGTCCGGCATCGCAACCCGCAATGGCGGCCCTGTGCGCCGCTGATGAGCAGACGCGGCTGTTGCGCGATCTTGTGGCCTCGCAAGACCGGCAGAATGAGTTGCTCGAGGAGCTGGTTTCGCAGCTCAGCGCGGCGCAGCGGCAGCGGAACACCGAACTGGGTCAATGGAAGCAAGCCAATCCCCGGCTGGCGCGGAGTTGCCGGCTGGCGGCCGATGCGTTGAGCAAAGTGCAGACGCAGTTTCTCGAATCGCTGACGGCCGAGGTCAATGAGAATGCCGAAGAATTGCTCGACGGCGAATTTCTGTTGAATGAATTCGTCGATCGTTTCGGCCCGCGGCTGGCCCACTTGAATGGCGTGATTCAAGTCTTGGCGCAGCTTAGCAGCGCACCAAATCCGGCCAATAATTCGTAAGCGGCTGGCGGGTACGCCGAAAAATCTTCGAGGCGCGAAACCGCAAGCGCGCTTCGATTGCCGCTCGGCTTGCCAGCGCGCTTGCGGTTTCGCGCATTCGCCAGCTACCGAACTGAAATCTCGCTACCGCTCCGGCGCCGATTCCTGGGCGACAAGTTCCAGGTTCGCCTGATAAAACTGCACGGCCTCGGTCGGATTGAGATTCTGGATCGAACGGCCTTCGGTCCACCAGCGGCGGCGGTCGTAGTTGAACACGGCCGTGGCGGCGCGCAGGTTGGCAACATTCTCGTTGTCTTCCATACCGCCCCCCTCGATCGCTTCGAAGCCGATCGTCACGGCGACAAACGCCGAAAGCTGGCCGCTGCGACGATCACGGGCGTAGGTCACGTCATCTTCGAAATTGCAATCGGCCCAACGCAGCCCGCGCGGCTTTCCGCATGCCGCGGCCCGTTGAATGAATCGGGCTTCGAGATATTCTCGCTGGCGATGAAACTCGCGCCGCGCCCGCGCCAACTGCCGCTCGCGGTGCGCTGCCCGCAACGGCCGCCATACCGCAATTGCCACAAACGCGCAGGCCAATAGGCCTACGGCCGAGATCCACAAGATTGCATCCATGAAACCACCAGCGCCTCGTCGCCGTCGCCCAGTGAGAACGCACTAATTGTAGTGCCCGGACGTGGGAAATGGCAAGCAACGGGCTTTCGGATTCTCAGCGGCATGCATCTTGCGACCCGGGCGAGTGGACGCCTGCTCGCGCGGGGGCGAATTCAGGGGCTCATTTCAGTAGCGGACGAACTCGAGCCACGCAATGCCCAGCGCCAGGGTGAGCACTGTGGTCGGCAGCCCGACTTTGCAATATTCCCAGAAAGAGATGTGTAGCCCCTCGCGTCGAGCGCTTTCGACGACGATCAGATTCGCCACCGAACCGAGCACTGTCAGATTGCCGGCAAATGTGCTCGACATCGCCAGGGCCAGCCACGCCGTCTCCCGGCCGGCTTCCGGAACGGCCTTCATCATCGGCTGCATCAGAAGCACCGCGGGCACGTTGCTCACCAGATTCGACAATCCGGCCGACACAAGACTCAACAAATCCACCGGCCGGCGGAGCAGCCAACTCCAGCCGTCGATCCCCCAACTTGCCACGACATGCACCTGAAAGGCATGAACGACGATAAACAACCCGGTGAACATGACCAGCAATCCCCAATCGATCTTCCGGTATACCTGTTCCGGTTCGATCCGGCCGAAGAGCATCACGGCCGCGGCCCCGAGCGCGACCATCTCCAGCGGCAAACCGGTAAAGAAGAGCACGACCGCCGCCAGCGTTACCACGACGCTCTTCCGTTGCAGCCAGCGGCGCTCGCGCTGGTCGGTGGGCGAATCCGGGTCGAGTTCGTCGTCGGCAAGGAGTTCCGCCGCCGGGCCCTTGCCGGCGACCGCACCGTTCTCCGGCGGGCCTTGGACCGCCGGCCGCATCCCCGCCCGCAAGCTCCGCCGATAGACCACCGCGATCACGAGAAAATCCAACACCAAACCGATCAAGGCGACCGGCAGCAATCGCTCCGTGAAGCGCAGATACGAAATTCCAGAGTGCGAACCGATGAAAATGTTTTGCGGATTCCCCGTGATCGTGCCGGTCGAGCCGATATTCGCCGCGGTGGCCAGTGCCACCAGATGCGGCACTGGGTCGAATCGCAGCCGCCGCGCGAGATGCAGCACCAGCGGCGTCAGCGTGAGGCAAACGATGTCGTTAATCAAAAACGCCGACAGGACGCCCGTGAGCAGCACCGTCGCGGCCAACAGCCCCATTGGCGTGCTGATGTGCCCCAGCGCGGTCGCCGCGAGCCGCTGAAAAAAGCCAGAAAGCCGCAAGGACCCGATGACGATCATCATGCCAAACAGCAGCGCCAGCGTTTTGTAGTCGATCGAATCGGTGGCCACCGCCTGAGAAAGCGAAAGCATGCCGGTAATCAGCATCAAGATCGCGCCCACCAGCGCGATCCCCGCTCGATCCAGCCGCAGCCCGGGCACTTTGCCGATCGCCAAGCCGATGTACGTCAGCGCGAAGAGGGCGGTGGTGATATAGGGAGCGGCGCCGTGGTTGAACATCAATCCCTCGTATCAGGTTCGGCAGGCGCGCAAAGGTTGTTCCGCGGCATGTGGATCCCGGTGCATGCAACGCCAGAATGGGTCGGCGCCCGCCAGTTTCCGGCAGCGCGGCCGGTGCCGGCCCGGACGATCGGCTAATCCTCGTCGCTTCACTCGCGGGGACGTCAATGGCACCTGATTTGCTCTCCCGTTCGCTTGCATGAAAACGATTTCGGGTTATATCACGATCGTGCAGGAAGATCGCTTTCGACTGGCAGCCGACGACGGGCGAGGGTTGTTGCTCACGCTGAAGCATAACGCCGACGTGGACGACGACGATTTGCAACGGCTTTGCGCATCGCATCGTCGAGTACATGTCTTATACGATGGCGAGCCTGACTACGAGAACGGCCTCGCGCGATCGGTGCGGCCTGTGCCGCCGGACGCCGATGCGCCTTCGGCCGACTCTGCCCGATCGCCTCATCTCTTATCCGCGAGACAATGAAAAGCCCACCCATACTTGGCGGTTTGTTCGATTCGCTTCGCCAGTGGCCTGTTGTACGGCAAATCGCTGGCGAAGATCCGCTCCGCGAGGCGGCAAAGTCGGCCGCCTCCGAGCGGCTCCGCCCGCGGCTTGAAGAAGCAGACCATGTCGGCACGAGCATTTGCCCATATTGCGCGGTTGGCTGCGGTCAATTGATTTACGCCAAGGGAAACGATGTGATCCACATCGAAGGCGATCCGCGCAGCCCGATCAATCAAGGAACGCTTTGTCCGAAGGGGGCCGGCACGCTCGGCTGGCTTCTGAACCCCGACCGGCTGACGAAGGTCAAGTATCGTGCGCCGTTCTCGACCCGATGGGAAGAACGGAGCTTGGATTGGGCAATGGATCGAATCGCGCATCTCGTCAAACGAACCCGCGACGAAACCTTCGTGGAGAAGCTCGCCGACGGCAGCGAAGTGAACCACACGCTGGCCATCGCCTCCCTCGGCGGGGCGACGCTCGACAACGAAGAGAATTACCTGATCAAGAAGGTGTTCGGCGGCGGACTGGGCTTGGTATGGATCGAAAACCAGGCCCGCATCTGCCACAGCGGTTCGGTTCCCAGCCTCGGCTCGACTTACGGTCGCGGCGCGTCGACGCTGGCCGAGTGGGACTTGGCGAATTCGGATTGCGTGATGATCATGGGCTCGAACATGGCCGAAGCTCATCCCATCGCGTTTCGCTTCGTGATGCAAGCGAAAGAGCGAGGGGCGACGGTGATTCATGTCGATCCGCGCTTTACCCGCACTTCGGCGCTGGCCGACATCTACGCCCCCATCCGCGCTGGCAGCGACATCGCCTTCACTGGCGGCCTGATCCACTACATCCTCGAGCACGATGCGTGGTTCAAGGAATATGCGCTAAATTACACGAACATCGCCACCATCATCGGTCCCGACTTCAAAGACACGAGTGAGCTCGACGGTGTCTTTTCGGGCTGGGACCCGGAAAAGCGGAGCTACTCGCCAAACAGTTGGCAATATCGCGGCGCGGATGTGAAGAGTTCGCTCGCCGAACATCATTCCATTTCGGGCGAGTCGTATTCGGAAAAGCTGAGCCGCACGCAAGACGATCCGCCCCCGCAGGACCCCACGCTCGAACATCACGACTGCGTATACCAGATCATGCGCCGGCACTATGCCGCATATACGCCCGAGGCCGTCGAGCGGATCACGGGTTGCCCCCAGCAGACGTTTTTGAAGGTTGCGGAAGCGCTGGTGCGCCATTCGGGCCGGGAGCGCACGGCGGCATGGTGTTATGCCGTCGGCGTGAACCACCACACCGTGGCCGTGCAGATGATTCGCGCAGCAGCGATCATCCAGGCGTTGCTTGGCAACACGGGCCGGCCGGGCGGCGGCGTACTCGCCCTCCGCGGCCACGCGAGCATCCAAGGCAGCACCGATATTCCCACGCTCTACAACCTTCTGCCCGGCTACATTGCCCAACCCCACTTTGCCAAGCCGCACCATAACTTGAAGAGCTACCTCGCCACCGAAACGCTAACGATGGGCTTTTGGCACAACCTGCCGAAATATGCCGTCAGCCTGCTGCGCGCCTGGTACGGCGAGAACGCCACGAAGGAGAACGACTACGGCTATAGCTGGCTGCCGAAAATCATGGGCGACCATTCCGAATTGCCGATGACGCTGGCGATCGCCGATGGGTTGATTCGCGGGCTATTCGTCATGGGCCAGAATCCGGCCGTCGGCGGCCATAACACGCGGCTCATTCGCCGCGGCTTGGCGAATCTCGAATGGATGGTCGTTCGTGAAACGTTCGAAAGCGAGACGGCCGACTTTTGGCTCGATTCACCGGAAGTGCATAGTGGCGAACTCGATCCGCGCAGCATCGCGACCGAAATCTTCCTGCTCCCCGCGTCGCTTCCTGGCGAAAAGGAAGGGACATTCACCAATCTCAACCGACTGATCCAATGGCACGACAAGGTCGTCGAATCGAGGGCCGATTGCCGGAGCGACCTGTGGTTCATGTTCCACCTCGGCCACCGGTTGAAACAACTCTATCGGAACAGCGCCGCCGAGCGCGACAAGCCGATTCAAAACCTGACGCTCGATTATTCGACCGAAGGGCCGCACGCCGAGCCCTCGGCCGAAGACGTGCTGAAGGAAATCAACGGCTATACCTGGCCAGGCCGCCAGCAGATTCCGAGCTTCAAGGAACTAAAGGACGACGGCTCCACGGCCTGCGGCTGCTGGATCTATTGCGGCGCCTACCCGCGAAACGATTTCAACCACACCCGATCGCGTGTGCCCGATGGCCCTGACGGCCCCGGCAGCCATCTGAATTGGGCCTTCGCGTGGCCGGGCAATTATCGCACGCTCTATAATCGGGCCTCCGCCGATCCGCAAGGCAAGCCGTGGAGCGAGCGCAAGAAACTGATCTGGTGGAACGCCGAACAGAAAAAATGGGTCGGCAAGGAGCCTTCGGATTTCCCGGAAGACAAACCGCCCGACTACGAGCCAAATTGGTTCCTGAAGCCGAAGGGAACCGATGCCCATGACGGTCGCTCCCCGTTTACGCTCATTTCGGATGGCCATGCGTCGCTGTTTGTCACGTCCGGACTAAAAGACGGCCCTTTGCCGACCCACTATGAGCCGGTCGAATCGCCGGTTCACAACCCGATGTATAAGCAGCAATACAACCCAGTCGCGAAACGTTGGAACCGCCCGGACAATGAATATCACGAAATTGCCGACGAACGATTCCCGTATGTGCTCACGACCTATCGTCTCACCGAATTGCATTGCGGCGGCAGCCCGACGCGATTCGTCCGCTCCACTGCCGAGCTGCAGCCGGAAGGTTTTGCCGAGATACCCGTCGAATTGGCCGAACGGTTGGGGATCAACAACCTCGATTGGGTCGTCGTCTCGACTGCCCGAGGCAAGGTGGAAACTCGAGCCCTCGTGACCCGCAGATTGCAACCGCTGGAAATCGCGGGCCAGCGAATTTTTCAGATCGGCATGCCCTACAACTACGGCTGGCGTGGTTTCGCCACCGGCCAAGTGGCCAACACCCTTACATCGATCGTCGGCGATCCGAACACGACGATCCATGAAGGCAAAGCCCTGACATGCCAGCTTCATCGCGGCCGCACCAACGGAGTTTGCTCGAATGGACACGGTTAGCTCCCGAGCCCTCGATTATTCGCAGACGATTCTCCCCGCGATGATTCCGCGCGAGGCTGAGCTTACCGTGGGTCTGACCATCGAGGCGGGGCAAGAATACGGTTTTTTCACCGATTCGACGCTTTGTATCGGCTGCAAAGCATGCGAAGTGGCGTGCAAAGAATGGAACGCCTTGCCGGCCGACAACCGCAAAATGACCGGCTTCAGCTACGACAACACGGGGTCTCTGTCCGCCACAACCTGGCGACATGTGAATTTTATCGAGCAAATCGCGCCGGTAGATCAGTCGATTCAACCTGATGTTTCTAGGGTTGGGCCCCTCCAACTCGATCCACCGTCGCTCCCGGGTTTCCTGCCCGATCTTGCCCTGCTCCGCGCGTCCGACCAGGACGGCGAGCGCAGCGCATTGCAACGGCCGGCGATCGAAAATCGGTGGCTCATGCA
Proteins encoded in this region:
- the fdh gene encoding formate dehydrogenase, with the translated sequence MKSPPILGGLFDSLRQWPVVRQIAGEDPLREAAKSAASERLRPRLEEADHVGTSICPYCAVGCGQLIYAKGNDVIHIEGDPRSPINQGTLCPKGAGTLGWLLNPDRLTKVKYRAPFSTRWEERSLDWAMDRIAHLVKRTRDETFVEKLADGSEVNHTLAIASLGGATLDNEENYLIKKVFGGGLGLVWIENQARICHSGSVPSLGSTYGRGASTLAEWDLANSDCVMIMGSNMAEAHPIAFRFVMQAKERGATVIHVDPRFTRTSALADIYAPIRAGSDIAFTGGLIHYILEHDAWFKEYALNYTNIATIIGPDFKDTSELDGVFSGWDPEKRSYSPNSWQYRGADVKSSLAEHHSISGESYSEKLSRTQDDPPPQDPTLEHHDCVYQIMRRHYAAYTPEAVERITGCPQQTFLKVAEALVRHSGRERTAAWCYAVGVNHHTVAVQMIRAAAIIQALLGNTGRPGGGVLALRGHASIQGSTDIPTLYNLLPGYIAQPHFAKPHHNLKSYLATETLTMGFWHNLPKYAVSLLRAWYGENATKENDYGYSWLPKIMGDHSELPMTLAIADGLIRGLFVMGQNPAVGGHNTRLIRRGLANLEWMVVRETFESETADFWLDSPEVHSGELDPRSIATEIFLLPASLPGEKEGTFTNLNRLIQWHDKVVESRADCRSDLWFMFHLGHRLKQLYRNSAAERDKPIQNLTLDYSTEGPHAEPSAEDVLKEINGYTWPGRQQIPSFKELKDDGSTACGCWIYCGAYPRNDFNHTRSRVPDGPDGPGSHLNWAFAWPGNYRTLYNRASADPQGKPWSERKKLIWWNAEQKKWVGKEPSDFPEDKPPDYEPNWFLKPKGTDAHDGRSPFTLISDGHASLFVTSGLKDGPLPTHYEPVESPVHNPMYKQQYNPVAKRWNRPDNEYHEIADERFPYVLTTYRLTELHCGGSPTRFVRSTAELQPEGFAEIPVELAERLGINNLDWVVVSTARGKVETRALVTRRLQPLEIAGQRIFQIGMPYNYGWRGFATGQVANTLTSIVGDPNTTIHEGKALTCQLHRGRTNGVCSNGHG
- a CDS encoding DEAD/DEAH box helicase, which gives rise to MPDRDQAAGAAIERSWQSSGNVEVVSVALPATTLAIASRSLTELISGLSPESIGMCVAAGQVELMSVPIARTFAKVASFRFDRAVEKESEATPGNIAVDGLIAKSESDEIKAATAIAQTAPSPATDAKKTVTRIKPPRDVVKLEDRLFYVLQPPLETQLAGSSLEFPFVPFPYQFEGVAFLYPRIAAVLADEMGLGKTMQAITAIRLLLHSRQIERVLLVCPKPLVTNWQREFALWAPEVPLTAIEGDQAKRQWQWQLPDVPVKIANYELLNRDRRMIADPAMRFDLVVLDESQRIKNRNGATSQVVRSISRTRSWALTGTPVENSPEDLVGIFEFVAPGHLSSDMKPRSMGRAASDFVLRRTKDKVLADLPPKLFRDADLELTPEQRYSYQLAEDEGVLRLAEMGRSATIQHVFELIVRLKQICNFDPATSESAKLERLDADLEEIATSGKKAIVFSQWVGTLSALSRQLRRFGTLEYHGQIPSKKRDAIINQFRDDPRRRVLLMSYGAGGVGLNLQFAEYVFLFDRWWNPAVEDQAINRAHRIGAAGPVTVSRFLMLDTIEQRIHEILEEKRALFDTIFSDAMPQAHLGLTQQEIFGLFKLRSPHGPIRMAA
- a CDS encoding anion transporter; the protein is MFNHGAAPYITTALFALTYIGLAIGKVPGLRLDRAGIALVGAILMLITGMLSLSQAVATDSIDYKTLALLFGMMIVIGSLRLSGFFQRLAATALGHISTPMGLLAATVLLTGVLSAFLINDIVCLTLTPLVLHLARRLRFDPVPHLVALATAANIGSTGTITGNPQNIFIGSHSGISYLRFTERLLPVALIGLVLDFLVIAVVYRRSLRAGMRPAVQGPPENGAVAGKGPAAELLADDELDPDSPTDQRERRWLQRKSVVVTLAAVVLFFTGLPLEMVALGAAAVMLFGRIEPEQVYRKIDWGLLVMFTGLFIVVHAFQVHVVASWGIDGWSWLLRRPVDLLSLVSAGLSNLVSNVPAVLLMQPMMKAVPEAGRETAWLALAMSSTFAGNLTVLGSVANLIVVESARREGLHISFWEYCKVGLPTTVLTLALGIAWLEFVRY